The sequence GGGAGTCAAACCCAGGTAGTCTGAATCCAGAGTCCTCGATCTAGAATTCACAGTCTTCAACTCTTAAGTCAATCAGTTCCTTACAAGGGAGTATTAATGTGTTTATCAAGTCCTTGTACAATAGAACTCACAGAGTTCTGGCATGTAAAAGTACTGACATGCAAAATTTTAAGAAGCAAATGAAATATGCACTTGGTCAATGGAGAAGTAACAGTAAACAAGGTAAAATACACTTGAAAAGAGATTTAAATGTACATCTTGAAAACAAGGGCAATATGAGTATACAAGGTAAGGAATACATCtgatatatacacaaacacactactagatataaaataaaagcccatgtgtaaaatatataatcaacaaggaactactgtatagcacagggaaatatactcaGTACTctctaataacctatatgggaaaagaatctgaaaaagaataaatatatgtatatatatattaatataactgaTTACTTCCCGTATTAACTTCCATATAAAGTAATATCTATGAATAATAAAGGTTAGATTTTTAAactctgagtttttaaaataaattcaaagttaaAAATCTGGCTTTTAGGCTGCGATCATACGTATTTCCTTGGATTATAATTGTATACCTTTGCTATAAAAACAACTTGGGTTGGATAGAAAACTGAGAGGAGGGAAGACGTATTGAACCATGATGTAAAAATAGATTTGTGGGTTTTATGGTTGATTTAGCCCAGATTTTCtcagatctccttgaagttctcAAGACTATGGTAGTCTTCCTCTATCAGCATAACTACCTCTGGGCACCACTTGTACAATAAAGCTGACCCAGAGCAGTGAAAACTAGAAGATCCTTCACTTTGAAGTCAATCATCTTTAAGACAAAGCATTTCAGCCAGTTCTGGGGCCATACATGTGATATATTATCTACACAGTGGGTTCCTCCCAAAAAAGATGATGCCCTAATGTGAACTGCATTCCTTTTTGCTCACCAGGTGTTTATCAGCACCAGACATGGTTCCTGGGTCATAAGTCGTATCTCTGAAGATGGCTATCCCTGGGACTCAGTGTACCACACCCGGTTTAAAACCCAGCTCCGAAATGCCGTGCCACGAATAGTTGTAAAATGGATGATGGAAAATGGGATGAATCAATGGTTCGACCATGAAAATTATGGCCTTATCCCTCAAAACAAGTAGAGTTACTTTGCTTTTTTATGGTATACTCATTGATAATCAGGGTTGTCAGAAGGGTTTCTCTTTGAAAAGAGCCAGATCACTAACATGGTAGTTCAGACCACAACCTAACAGTATGGGTACCATATAGCTCCCAGATTTTGAATCCCAGATTCATTTTGTatgccttttaaaaagttaatatttggGAAGATGAAGTATAAATATGAGTTGCTCCAGAGAGTAGAACTGGGATCGGGGGAGGACTTCCTAATACCCAGAGCTATCCAACATTGAAAAAGGCTGTTTTAAGAGATTGTGACCTTCCTttcagagggtggggtgggaaaaCTGATCCAAATTCTACAGGAGCCTGttatcaaataaagaaaaataaacagccatATTTTTTGCTTGTATTCATAAGATCAGTGATGTATATCTTGGAGATTAACAGGCAATGAATATGTTCTCAAAAGCTACCCATGGGAAGAACTCTTACGGTGTAGAGTTAGCAAAGTATAACAGGCTCCTTCCCCgctcccccgccaaaaaaaaagaacaggcgAGCTTTGCAGTCTTTAAACAAATGCAATGTGGCTGCTGTATTCTGAGATCTGATATATATGCCatgcagccttttttttttttttaagtggttctcaaatctaaaaaaaaaaaaggaaattctagacATGTAACCAGACTTTGCTCCACTATTCATGTTATAATGCTATCCATGGATATTCGAGATCAAGAGATATCCCCAAACTTaattctgtgcattaattttcaCACTAATCTCTTAATTAGTTTCAAAACTGATGGGaatttaacaaatgttttcttccttatGATTAGATAGAGATTAAATGAAACAGCAAGATAATTAAAGGTATAAAACATAAAGCAACAGTGGAAATATCAGCAGGATAATGACAACTGGAATACTCGGGAATTGATCACAGGCTTTGGCATTTTGTCTAAATCCTTAGGATGTCTCTTTTTTTGCAATGTGCTTTGCCCACATCATCTACATGCATGTTTTCCTTATTTGTTGAAGGAAGAGATATGTGACATGTGAATAAAGTCTCGTGTGACATGAGAATAAAGTCTGAGAGTAAAGCTTGGGGTAGGCCAAGTTAGAAAGTCAAGTTAGaaagttttacaaatatttcagaAACCACTCTTTTCTCAGATCCAACCCcataaaatattaacagagtTCAAAACTCCTCATTAAATACTCCTTTCTGAGTGTTTTCTTCTGCGTGTTTCAGATACCTTGTTAAAGAGCCTGTCGTAAATGATGATCTTCCAAGTCGTATACTCTATGGAGCCATCAAGGTGAAATCAAGAGTGAAAGAACTCACAGAAACATCTGCCATCTTTGAAGATGGAACAGTGGAAGAGAACATTGACATCATTGTCTTTGCAACAGGATATactgtttcttttcccttccttgaagATCTTGTTAAAGTAGAGAATAATATGGTCTCGCTGTACAAATTCATGTTCCCTCCTCAATTGGAGAAGTCAACTCTTGCATGCATTGGCCTCATCCAGCCCCTAGGTTCCATTTTCCCAACTATTGAACTTCAAGCTCGTTGGGTAACCAGAGTTTTCAAAGGTAAGTGAGTGGGTTAGCAGGCAGGTGAGTGGCTGAAGGTTTCACACTTGGTGGACTTTGCTCAAAAACAAGTTTAGAAAAGGAGGTTGCCAAAAAGAAGGTTTCCAACCTTGGCTCCTCTCACAAAACTGGCATCCTAAAAAATTAGCAGAGAATTCAAAAAATAACCAATACTGGGATACAAGAATAAATATCCATAATCATTCctttaaaatactagaaaattCAGAGAATTTCAATTGGCATAGTGTTAAGTACATATTACTTTTTGTTGGACTAATGAGAGAACAGTGAAGAAGGAAGACATCTATGACTCCAAGTTTTgcctataaaatgtttataaattcctTGGGATATGTGCAAATCAAGAGACCTAGGGCCTACTCCATACTTAACTTCAAATTAACTCTTAATATCTAAGCACCTCAACCTCACAGATCCCTACAAAGctataaaattattgaaatatttctCTCTGAGCATTGTGTAGCACTTTGCACTTCTCAGAAGACTATCTCCCTGATCCCAGGGTTCAATTCAgctaaacaaaaatttattgaatattcaGCCCTGTGCTGGAACTTGGTGGCATAGAGACAAATTTAAACGGATCATTTCAAGATAGTAAGACAAATGTTTTGTCAGAGGAATGCATGGAGTatttggaaagaagagaaacgGTGCTGAGCAACAGCAGAGTGGGGCTGAGGAAGGGCATGTGGTCAAGGAAGACTCCTAGATAGTTGGGTTTGCCAGGTGCAGAAAAAGGAACCCTTAAGTGAGAACACAGGTGTGATATAGATGGAGAGTTACATGCTATCTGATATTCCTAGAACATGGGGTGTGAGGCAGAGAGGGGTGAAAGATTCTTCTTAGAGAGCAAGGGACCAAAACAGAGGAACCTTTTAAGGCACACTAACaagcttcagagaaggcagtggcaccccactccagtactcttgcctggaagatcccatggacagaggagcctggtaggctgcagtccatggggttgcgaagagtcggacactactgaagcgacttagcaggggcaacagcagcaacaagctTGAATACAAAATATAGATCAGCTCTTTCCTAAtttcttgttgttatttagtctctaagtcatgttcaactcttgtgactctatagactgtaccctgccaggcttctgtgtccatggaatttcccaggcaagaatactggagtgggttgccatttccttctccaaaagatcttcccaatccagggatcaaacctgcgtctcctgcattgtgggcaaattctttgctgctgagccacctgaaGCTCCTTCCCAAATTTAGCTGGTAGACCCAAAACCATCCAGTGGACCCTTAGGAACCCTGATTAAGTCTGGCCTGAGGACCTAGAGTCTCCACTTAAGAAAGCTCTTCTGCCAGAGGACCCAATGAAAGGTTCTAAGTAAAGACCAGACATTATCAGATTTACATTTTTGGTAGATTATTTCAGCATTAGTGTGAAAGATAGATTTGAAAGGCAAAAGGAATAGAGTCTCAGAGACTAGTGAGAAGGCTGTGTAATCGTCTATACTAAAACATGATACAACCTCAGCCAGGCAAAGAGACAACGTGGAGAAGAGAAATAGTTAAGGATAAAACCAGCAGGACATAATAATTGGCTCCAAGaagaaaaattagaggaaaagagCAGAATCACAGGTGACTTGCAGATCTCAGGTAGTGGAAACTGGATTGAAAGTGGTGTTGTGATGAGGGGAGGCATGTGGAAGAGTATGCAAGCCTAAGCAGGAGGACTTCAGTGATAAGCTCAATTTTGGACTCATTGAATCTGAGATGTCTGATGACTAGCCATATCCAGGGAGTGTTAGttcttcagtcacgtccgactctttgcaaccccatggactgtagcccaccaggttcctctgtccatggaattctccaggcaagaatactggagtggggagccattcccttctccaagggatcttcctgacccatggatcaaacctgggtctcctgcaccacaggcagattctttactgtctgagcccccagggagccaaaaaaagtgaaagtgttagttgctcagtcatgtcggattctatgcagccccatagactgtagcctgccagagagACTGACCATTTTTCAGCGTGTCTGAAGCTCCAGGGACACTTGTGACACAGATGGACCCCCAAGCACACAGTGAGAACTCACATCAATCTTTCTCCATCCCCACTGCCCCACCCTAGCTTGTGCCACTCTCTCCCTCATCTGCTTTACTTCACAGCCTCTTAACTGGTCTTGCTTCCTTTAAACTCACCTCCCTGGAACCCATTTTCCAAAATTCAACGCCTAGGAGAATCTTTCCAAAAGGCAAACCTGATCAGGTCACTTCCCACGGCTTCCCACCACCTTCAGAATGGAGCTCAAGCCACCTGGCACAGCTCCCTGGCTTCTTAGGCTCACTTTCCCTCTCCAGTTTCCTCTCTTAACTGCCACCACCCCACCTCAGAGTCCATGGTGTAGTCTGGTGAATCCTGGGCAACATTACACAGAACTCAATGTGACTGGCACACGCTGGAGTTCAACAGCACAGCCTCCCTGACTGGTTTAACATGGGTCAGTGGCCAAAATTTACATGTAAGAATCAATTACTAGATAAGGCAATGATACTGATTCAAACCAACTGCTCAACCAACCTTTTATTTTCTAGGCTTATGTACCTTGCCCTCAGAGAGAACTATGATGGAAGACATTATCaagaggaataaaaaaagaattgacttgtaagaattttttaaaattctttacataGAACAGTATTGAACTGCTCACAAGAATCACCTAGCTGCttcttaaaaatgcagattcctgggacATAACCCAGACCAACCTAATCAAAATCTGGATGAGACTGGAAATTCATATTTTTGTGTTCTTCCAAGGTGATTCTTATATATGCTAGTTTAAGATCcaacttcttaaaaataatcatttcacCAAACAAGAACATTTTTCCTtgacatattttcatttgttttgtatgATGCCTGTGTTAGATTCTATATCTTCTCACACACTCAGGTGGTAGCCTGAGTATCTCTGGAAAGTTAGCTGGGGGAACTCCCATCAAAGCAAATTAGAAAGGAGTTGATATGGAATGAAAGTCGAGGATTTATACTTTGTGACACAGTAGAATCCATAAGTGATCTTAAGGATCCATTAAGAATCCATTCCATAAGGAATCCACAAAATTCCATAAGTGATTAAGTATATTGGAAGGTTTACTCGGGGGCCTTACATCACATGTAGGGATTATCTCACTTTCAAGTTCTAATTCATCTATTATATGCCAACCAGAGTGCCAGatactttaataatttaataagaaaatattaagcaTCTCTTCTGTGCAAGACACCGAGCTACACTTTCATCTGTAATCTGGTGAATCTTTGCAACAATCCTGACTAGTTTAACTTGCCAGAAGATTTGTAGCTGCTTGCTAaataccaaataataataatggttatAAATCCCATCACATTCCTAGAACTTCCATGAATtcaggcttatttattttatatcctacTCTCAATTTGAGATGTGGGTCTCCTGATGAAATAAACTAACACTTGCCACCAGAGTCATTCAAaactcatgtattcattcattcctctctCCATTCTTTCAGCAGCTATTGAATACCTAATGTTCTTATATAACTTAGAATATTTTGTGACTGTCTTTTTTTCTACATTAAGGTTTGGAGAGAGCAATAGCCAGATACTGCAGACCAATCACATCGAATACTTGGACGAGCTCGCTGTAGAGATAGGTGTGAAGCCAGACATCCTTTCTCTCTTGCTAAAAGATCCTAAACTGGCTGTGAAACTCTACTTTGGGCCATGCAACCCCTATCAGTATCGCCTGGTTGGGCCTGGGCAGTGGAATGGAGCCAGGAATGCCATCTTCACCCAGAAACGAAGGATACTGAAGCCTTTAAAGACACGGGCTATCAAAACCTCATCAACTTTCCCAGTTTCCTTCCTACTGAAAATCCTGGGGCTTCTTGCTGTTGTGGTGGCCTTTTTCTCCCAACTTCAGTGATTTTAATCTATCAGCATAATGCTTTAAGTTTTAATAGCAGTCAGTacctcttaaagaaaaaaaaaaaactaaaagaaaaaatattaaatctaaAGTCTAAATTTTAGAGTTGGAAagaacacagagagagaaagagttagAAGAATTaggtataaaatgtataaaaccaAAATTGTGTCATGAAATTTCTTTGCCATCCATCCTTCCCTCAAACTCACCAgactctccaaaaaaaaaaaaaaaaaatcaatatagtaaCACTGGCTGAATAGTGCTGCCAAGCCTGAATAAAGGAGAGCCATGTGGAAAAATAGTAGAATTACACAGGATGAAAAGCACCCGTGGTTTAAATTATTGGAAAATTTAAACaatgtgtaaatatttaaatttctgcaTGTTGTTCTTGATAATCCTCTTAGCCAAACTTTATTTGGTCACAAAGTTCTCAAATGTTAAGTCAGGCTCCATTTGCTTCATGGAGAATCACTCAAAAataccagagggaaaaaaaaaatgagaggataGACTTAGAAAACAGCAACATTCGGACAGGTTTTTAGGGCCTCACATTAAAAGCTGAGCAAACAGCCACTTTTCTTatatttgtcttatatttttgaagggcttctctggtggctcaggcagtaaagaatttgcctgcaggaaacacaaaaacggtgtataaactcgaacccaaaacaataaagtaaatggcaacgggaacatacttatcagtaattaccttaaatgtaaatgggttgaatgccccaaccaaaagacaaagactggctgaatggatacaaaaacaagacccctacatatgttgtctacaagagacccacctcaaaacaggggacacatacagactgaaagtgaagggctggaaaaagattttccatgcaaatagggaccaaaagaaagcaggagtagcaatactcatatcagataaaatagactttaaaacaaaggctgtgaaaagagacaaagaaggtcactacataatgatcaaaggatcaatccaagaagaagatataacaattataaatatatatgcacccaacacgggagcaccacagtacgtgagacaaatgctaacaagtatgaaaggagaaattaacaataacacaataatagtgggagactttaataccccactcacacctatggatagatcaactaaacagaaaattaacaaggaaacacaaactttaaacgatacaatagaccagttagacctaattgatatctataggtcatttcaccccaaaacaatgaatttcacctttttctcaagcgcacatggaaccttctccaggatagatcacatcctgggccataaagctagccttggtaaattcaaaaaaatagaaatcattccaagcattttttctgaccacaatgcagtaagattagatctcaattacaggagaaaaactattaaaaattccaacatatggaggctgaacaacacgctgctgaataaccaacaaatcacagaagaaatcaaaaacgaaatcaaaatttgcatagaaacgaatgaaaatgaaaacacaacaacccaaaacctgtgggacacggtaaaagcagtcctaaggggaaagttcatagcaatacaggcacacctcaagaaacaagaaaaaagtcaaataaataacctaactctacacctaaagcaactagaaaaggaagaaatgaagaaccccagggttagtagaaggaaagaaatcttaaaaattagagcagaaataaatgcaaaagaaacaaaagagactatagcaaaaatcaacaaaaccaaaagctggttctttgaaaggataaataaaattgacaaaccattagccagactcatcaagaaacaaagggagaaaaatcaaatcaacaaaattagaaacgaaaatggagagatcacaacagacaacacagaaatacaaaggatcataagagactactatcaacaattatatgccaataaaatggacaacgtggaagaaatggacaaattcttagaaaagtacaactttccaaaactggaccaggaagaaatagaaaatcttaacagacccatcacaagcatggaaattgaaactgtaatcaaaaatcttccagcaaacaaaagccccggtccagacggcttcacagctgaattctaccaaaaatttagagaagagctaacacctatcctgctcaaactcttccagaaaattgcagaggaaggtaaacttccaaactcattctatgaggccaccatcaccctaataccaaaacctgacaaagatcccacaaaaaaagaaaactacaggccaatatcactgatgaacatagatgcaaaaatccttaacaaaattctagcaatcagaatccaacaacacattaaaaagatcatacatcacgatcaagtgggctttatcccagggatgcaaggattcttcaatatccgcaaatcaatcaatgtaatacaccacattaacaaattgaaaaataaaaaccatatgattatctcaatagatgcagagaaagcctttgacaaaattcaacacccatttatgataaaaactctccagaaagcaggaatagaaggaacatacctcaacataataaaagctatatatgacaaacccacagcaaacattatcctcaatggtgaaaaattgaaagcatttcctctaaagtcaggaacaagacaagggtgcccactttcaccattactattcaacatagttttggaagttttggccacagcaatcagagcagaaaaagaaataaaaggaatccaaattggaaaagaagaagtaaaactctcactatttgcagatgacatgatcctctacatagaaaaccctaaagagtccaccagaaaattactagaaataatcaatgactacagtaaagttgcaggatataaaatcaacacacagaaatcccttgcattcctatacactaataatgagaaaacagaaagagaaattaaggaaacaattccattcaccattgcaatggaaagaataaaatacttaggaatatatctacctaaagaaactaaagacctatatatagaaaactataaaacactggtgaaagaaatcaaagaggacactaatagatggagaaatataccatgttcatggattggaagaatcaatatagtgaaaatgagtatactacccaaagcaatttatagattcaacgcaatccctatcaagctaccaacagtattcttcacagagctagaacaaataatttcacaatttgtatggaaatacaaaaaacctcgaatagccaaagcgaccttgagaaagaagaatggaactggaggaatcaacctacctgacttcaggctctactacaaagccacagttatcaagacagtatggtactggcacaaagacagaaatattgatcaatggaataaaatagaaagcccagagataaatccacgcacatatggacaccttatcttcgacaaaggaggcaagaatatacaatggattaaagacaatctctttaacaagtggtgctgggaaatctggtcaaccacttgtaaaagaatgaaactggaccactttctaacaccatacacaaaaataaactcaaaatggattaaagatctaaacgtaagaccagaaactataaaactcctagaggagaacataggcaaaacactctccgacatacatcacagcaggatcctctatgacccacctcccagaatattggaaataaaagcaaaaataaacaaatgggacctaattaaccttaaaagcttctgcacatcaaaggaaactattagcaaggtgaaaagacagccttcagaatgggagaaaataatagcaaatgaagcaaccgacaaacaactaatctcaaaaatatacaagcaactcctacagctcaactccagaaaaataaatgacccaatcaaaaaatgggccaaagaactaaatagacatttctccaaaaaagacatacagatggctaacaaacacatgaaaagatgctcaacatcactcattatcagagaaatgcaaatcaaaaccactatgaggtaccatttcacaccagtcagaatggctgcgatccaaaagtctacaagcaataaatgctggagagggtgtggagaaaagggaaccctcttacactgttggtgggaatgcaaactagtacagccactatggagaacagtgtggagattccttaaaaaactggaaatagaactgccttatgatccagcaaccccactgctgggcatacacactgaggaaaccagaagggaaagagacacgtgtaccccaatgttcatcgcagcactgtttataatagccaagacatggaagcaacctagatgtccatcagcagatgaatggataagaaagctgtggtacatatacacaatggagtattactcagccattaaaaagaatacatttgaatcagttctaatgaggtggatgaaactggagcctattatacagagtgaagtaagccagaaggaaaaacataaatacagtatactaacgcatatatatggaatttagaaagatggtaacaataacccggtgtacgagacagcaaaagagacactgatgtatagaacagtcttatggactctgtgggagagggagagggtgggaagatttgggagaatggcaatgaaacatgtaaaatatcatgtaggaaacgagttgccagtccaggttcgatgcacgatgctggatgcttggggctggtgcactgggacggcccagagggatggtatggggagggaggagggaggagggttcgggatggggaacacatgtatacctgtgg is a genomic window of Bos indicus isolate NIAB-ARS_2022 breed Sahiwal x Tharparkar chromosome 16, NIAB-ARS_B.indTharparkar_mat_pri_1.0, whole genome shotgun sequence containing:
- the FMO2 gene encoding flavin-containing monooxygenase 2; the encoded protein is MAKKVAVIGAGVSGLASLKCCVDEGLEPTCFERTEDIGGLWRFKENVEDGRASIYQSVISNTSKEMSCFSDFPMPEDFPNFLHNSKLLEYFRIFAKKFDLLKYIQFQTTVLSVKKHPDFASSGQWVVVTKNNGQEQSAVFDGVMVCSGHHILPHLPLESFPGIQKFKGQYFHSRQYKHPEGFEKKRILVIGIGNSASDIAVELCKKAAQVFISTRHGSWVISRISEDGYPWDSVYHTRFKTQLRNAVPRIVVKWMMENGMNQWFDHENYGLIPQNKYLVKEPVVNDDLPSRILYGAIKVKSRVKELTETSAIFEDGTVEENIDIIVFATGYTVSFPFLEDLVKVENNMVSLYKFMFPPQLEKSTLACIGLIQPLGSIFPTIELQARWVTRVFKGLCTLPSERTMMEDIIKRNKKRIDLFGESNSQILQTNHIEYLDELAVEIGVKPDILSLLLKDPKLAVKLYFGPCNPYQYRLVGPGQWNGARNAIFTQKRRILKPLKTRAIKTSSTFPVSFLLKILGLLAVVVAFFSQLQ